The nucleotide sequence CACAGAAATCAATTTGCTGAAGAAGACCACTTGGTTGAGCTTTCTGCAGCTgtctaatatcataataattGAAATTATGAGCCAAAAACTTTATGCTGCATTTGCTCTGGTTCCCTGCAACAACTACTCTGCCGAGCATATCCATCGTTGTCATCATGTCAAGCAAGAACAGAAAATGTCATCACTGGTATAGAACGACATACAACCATATGCTAAGTGAGCACTATAACCGAATTGGATTTCTACTTCTTTGAAACAGTCATCAAAGATATCATTTGCCTTTTTAAAACACTTCTTGATATACTTGTGTTTGGTGCATGAATTCTTTTAATCACTTGCAGCTTTATGGAAAAGCTTTGTGAAGCTAATAACAGTTAATCTGAAGCATGTAGATAAACCACAAGTAATTATAGAAATGGGACCAAGAATTGCAGTTAAATTTAAAGCTTTAAACTATTCTTTTGGGAAGAAGAAAACATATTAAATAGCCTCAGCACCATAACACAGACCACCAAAATGCATAAGCTTTAAACTATACATTTTCTCTGCATGGCATCAACAATAGATTTCATGACTATGACATGAAGATTAGTCTTCCACAGtcaagtaatatattattagattAGATAAGCTTATTAAGCAATTTTTGGTGCCAGAAGAACATAATTAAGGCCTCATCCAAATAGCTTACTGGGCTAGTAGGCTATTCAGATCATAATAATTTGGCATCAGTGCCGCAAAGACATTTTAAGGATCATAATCTTTTGActatcataaataaatttgaaGGTTCCAAGTATGAATTGCACTCTTCTTAAAAAAACATGAAGTGATATTCCATGTGGATAAAAAGGATTGCACCATCAAACACATGCATGTGGATGTGAGAGAGGTAGATGTTATTACAATGATATGGATCATATGGCAGATCCTAGTGTAATCAGGCAAATGATTGGAAGTGAGAAATCAATCGAGGTTTGGTTGAGTTAGTAAAGTAGTCCCATGTTTGGAAGAGCAGGAGCATATGGATGGTATCCCACAATCAATGCCAACCAATATATCTACCAATGTCCTGTACATTGATGAGGAAATCCAAACAAACATCCATGTGAGCAATCATCCATCCATGGAAAAAACTAGAAGAGTTAGGAGATAACTAATCCATAATTTAGGAAGAAAACAAAATATTTGATGAAGCTCAGCCATTACTTCTTCTCTCAAGTTGGTGACTTCTCAGGTCATGACTCTCCAAAGAGGAGGCAAGCATGATATGATAATGAGGAAGGTTCTCCTAATGGCACACTGTTGTTCCTTAAAAAGGCATGCTATGAAACAAGACCACCATGAAAACAGACACAAAGAAGGGATGTGTTTGGAGATGAATACACAAATAAAGCATATGGGGTTAACTTGGTGACAATGCTGTTTTAGCTCATAAGGTTAACTTATATGTTTTCTTTCTCTAGTTTCTATCTGATAAATTTTTGTCTTGATTTCTAGTAGAAGATGTGGCAAATATGGTTCAAACTTCATGCAGAATGTAAAAAAATTGCATACTTAATAGGAGTTTCTTCTTTAAAGAAGAGCCAGAATAGAGTAATATACTTGCAGATTGCTGTGAATAACATATGATACTTCCCAACCTCTCCATTGtttgtttttttgttattattattattattattattattattattatcattatcattattattgcaaAGGGTAAGATTCGAAAGTGAAATTCTGAGTACACGGTCTTACGATAAATTGTCAAAAATTTTACCACCTAAGCAAAACAGCACCTTCAAGATCAAAAAATTGCAAAGAAAACTCATCCCCTATTTCAATTTGATGCAAGGAAAAGGCCAACCAAACCATGTCTCATGTCCCACCGCAGAACATGGAGGAGCACACTGTTCCTCCATCCATAAAAGCTCGTCCTTCCCTTCCAAGCCCACCACTCACAGCACCACCTCACACGTCACTGGGGCAGAGGATAGCAATAGAAGGAATGGAGGTTCGAATCAGTGAAGTGAGCGTGCTGTGGGCTACGAGAGGACTGCTCCGAGGACTACATAAGCAGCGTGAAGGCGAGCTTTGACGGCGAATGGCTCTGCGCGGGCTCTGCTGCGAAGCGGTGAGGAGGAGGTAAGCAGTAATGGCGTGGTGGAGGAGGGCAATCAGGTTCACATGTCCTTCTGCAGCAAGATGAAGACGAGCCCTGCGATCAGGGTGGCTGATGGCATGAGGCAGATGCTGAGGAGGAGGCCGGCTGCCGGCGGAGTCCGCAGCATCATCGCCGACTGTTTCTGTTTCTTgtggattctgcttttatatatatataaatatatatatatatatatatatatatatatatatttatatatttatacatatatatatccccGAAGCGATGCTCTCGATCTCCTGACGTGAAGTAAAAGTGATCGAGTTTAgatagaagaaaaagagaaaatattgAAAAAGGATTTTGTCGTTCTCACAATGTTTTAAGATTTACTACACATTGAGCCAAAATAAAACCTCTTTTTCTTCGTAATCAAATGGAAGACTCTTATTACCAACATAAACTTCAAGgtgtaaaataaataattgagaaaaGGCTGCTTGAAGAAGACTTCTAAAATCAAAGATATCAAAACCACACTAAAAAGTTCTACATCATTTTAGTGAATAGACAAGCTCAAGAACACACCTTGGACAATCCTTCTTAGCAATAAAGAAAATAACAAAGTTAGAACTTGCAAAGTTTGGCGATCACTACAAGTGTATGACTGCAACACACTTGGTCTGAAGGTACGAGCAGGTAAAACGCATCTCAAGTAACACGCTCAAAACAATCCATCCCCTGCAACCAAAGATGAAATTGGCAACAATTAGTGAATATTTAGTTGGTGGTAGGAAAAGAACATTGATTTAAGAACCTCTCTCTAGTTACGATGATCATTAAGCACATTTTTAGATCGACTTCTAAATTGTGAGGATGCTTTACTTGAAAACCAATACTTCTCTTCGTGCCTAGTCTTCCTAAAATTTCTAGTTAATGCATTCTACATTGAGACTGAATGAGACATTTTCATTAAAGTAGTAGTGGCCTTGTCAGCCCTCAAAATCTTGAGAACATCTGAGGCATTGTTTTGTAAGGAAAATGACAAATATTAACAATATAATCAGATGTGTTCACACAGATATATCCACATAATGTACTCAGCCATTACATGTTTTACTTAGCTACTAAAATTAGCTACTATGTCATGAAATGTAAATTTAGAAAGAGGCCAAAGGCAGACTATTCCAATCAAAAACAAGGCACAGAAATACTTACGCAGTCCTTCCAAAGATATTCTAGCAGTGCTATCCCCCGACTTAATCAAGCAAACCTTTCCTGCAACCAAAATGCATGACTGATATTGGTTATTAAGATGAACCACCGTGAAACATATTGATCAGCACAAGAATATATGAAAAACTAACATTTAGAGAACTGTACGAATTATCCTCAAACTCACAATTCAAGGAAAAAAATACAATCCCTCAAAAAAGGCAGCCTAGTGCATGAGGATCCCAAAAAGCATAAGTTTTGGACTTTTGGGGAGGGTCAATGGACAGAACATTACCTCCGCAAGGGACAAGTTGTTACCATGACTTGAACATTGGTCATATAAGTTACAGAAAGCAACCTTACCTTGACATAAATAAAATCTATGTTATTCCATCAGAAATCATACTGATATCATTATCATGACCTGAAAATCTAAACTTATTATATTTGTCATATAAAATGATACTGatattacagcatacaagatactaCATAACCAGATGGATTATGACCGCATGTGAATTTTGAAATTCATCTGATATTCTATCTCAGAGAAATCCCTGCTGAGTccaatttatttttatgaaataaTCCAAGCTCAAACAATTGTTTATTAAGTTCACTTTCTGACAGACTCAagttaaaagaaaaatgaaataggTGCATCAATGGAACAAGCAAATTAAACAACAGTACATAAAAGGATGATTAACGTACCATCACGGCGCACACAGATTTCAGGTATATTTTTCACTTGGCCAGTGATGTTGTCATTGTAGACTCTGGTCTCAATATCACCCTCAACAAAAACAGCAGAGCTGAAACAAAGTAGCAAATATAGATACAACTCATGAATACCAAAGGTTAACAACTATAATACTGATTGGGAAGCATGAAATCATGTTCATGTTTAAGAACTTCCACAAGAaaatagaatcacagaaaaattgATTTGCTTAGTGTGAAAAAATTGCATACTTCTTCACCAACTGTTGAACAGCATATGCCCCAAGCTGGTCATTATGAACAGCAATTCGGTGCCACTGAGCTGGTCTTGGCAAATGCTCAGCACCAGTGATTCTTTGGTCAAACATACCACCTGTTCCAACCGTAAATATGGTCACTGTCTTGCCATTCCTTAGTATCTTTTGTACAGGAGCTTGACCAATTTTTCCACAAATAATTGCCTATATGGAGAAACATAGATGTTaagaagaattaaaattaaaaaaatcgcattttacatgtgataaaaaTGTAGCAAAATTCTAAAGTTGCCAATGATACCTTATGCACACCTCTGAAGCCCCAGCCCCTCATGGGGTCTACACCTTGTGGTTCCAACTCTTTCTTGTCTTCGATAAATTCATCATCCTCAATTCCAATCTTCTCCTCATTCTCATCAGATGATATGGTTGAAAAACATGCCTGGGAACCTCTATAGAGGCCTGTAAGTATAAAAAGTTCAAGACTGCTTCCCAAACACAAAATATGTATGTGAGGATTC is from Musa acuminata AAA Group cultivar baxijiao chromosome BXJ3-8, Cavendish_Baxijiao_AAA, whole genome shotgun sequence and encodes:
- the LOC135584542 gene encoding single-stranded DNA-binding protein, mitochondrial-like codes for the protein MKVGLLRWGVLKHLKEGLGQPRFPLGLYRGSQACFSTISSDENEEKIGIEDDEFIEDKKELEPQGVDPMRGWGFRGVHKAIICGKIGQAPVQKILRNGKTVTIFTVGTGGMFDQRITGAEHLPRPAQWHRIAVHNDQLGAYAVQQLVKNSAVFVEGDIETRVYNDNITGQVKNIPEICVRRDGKVCLIKSGDSTARISLEGLRDGLF